The stretch of DNA ACAGGGAATAGGTTACGGAAAGCATGGGTACAGAGGGCCGAAACCGCCGTTCAACTGGAATCACCGGTACCGATTCACGGTCTATGCGTTGGATGCGAAGCTTGACATAAGCACTGACAGCAAAAAAGAACAGTTGATGGAAGCCATTGAGAACCATGTGCTGGCCAGCGGCATGCTGACAGGAAAGTACCAAAGACGTCACGCATAGCAAGCAGATGCAGAATTGCCGTATCTGCGCTCCCAGTGAAATAGTGCACCTGCACAAGAAAACCCCCGCGCAAGGCGGGGGTTTCGCATGGCTTCGGCGTGTCGCTTGACGTCTGCCGCGAAGCGCGCGTCAGGCGCCGGGCGAGTGCTAGTTGATCTCGTTCAGGCTGAAGTCGTCCTTGCCGAGCTTGAACGGCTTGCCGGCCTTTTTGCGCTCCATGTAGTCGGCCGTGGCGGTGAACAGCACGTCCGAAGAAGAGTTGAGGCCGGTCTCGCAGGAGTCCTGGATGACGCCGATGATGAAGCCGACGGCCACGACCTGCATGGAAATGTCCTGGCCGATGCCGAACAGCGAGCAGGCCAGCGGAATGAGCAGCAGCGACCCGCCGGCAACGCCCGAGGCGCCGCAGGCCGACACGGCGGCCAGCACGCACAAAATGATGGCCGTGATCGGCGCAACGCTGACGCCCACCGTGTTGGCGGCCGTCATGGCCATGACGGTGATGGTCACCGCCGCGCCCGCCATGTTGATGGTGGCGCCGAGCGGGATGGACACGCCGTAGGTGTCCTTGTTCAGGCCAAGCTTGCGGCACAGCTCCATGTTGACGGGGATGTTCGCGGCCGAGCTGCGGGTGAAAAACGCCGTGATGCCGGAATCCTTCAGGCAGCGCAGCACGAGCGGGTAGGGGTTCTTGCGCAGGCAGAACCACACGATGAGCGGGTTGGTGCCCACGGCGATGACGACCATGCAGGCGACCAGCACCAGAATGAGCGCGCCGTACTCGGTGAAGATCTCCATGCCGTTTTCGCTGACCGAGGTGTACACCAGGCCGAGGATGCCGAACGGCGCCAGGCTGATGACCCAGCGCACGATTTTGGACACGGCGTCGGAAATGGACAGGAACGTGCCTTTCACGCCGTCGCTGCACGCGCGCAGCGCAATGCCTAAAGCGACTGCCCAGGCGAGGATGCCCAGGTAGTTGCCGTTGGTCAAGGCGGCCACCGGGTTGTCGAACAGCTTCAGAACGATGGTGGTGAGCACTTCTCCCACGCCCGAGGGCGCCGCCGTGTCTTCAGCCGCGCCGGCAAGCGTGATCGTCAGCGGGAACAGGTAGCAGGCAATGGCGGCCACAACGGCGGCCACGACGGTGCTCACGGCGTACAAAATGATGATGGTCTTCATGCCCTTGGCGCCTTGCGCATTGGCCAATGCGCTGATGACCAGGAAGAACACCAATACGGGGGCGACGGCTTTCAGCGCGTTCACGAAGATCGTGCCCAAAAGCGCGATCCATTCGTTGCCCGGCACCACGAGCGCCAACACCACGCCGATCACCAAGCCAACGATGATGCGCTTGATGAGGCTGATGTCGTTCCACGCTTTCGCGAGCCTCTTGACGGTATCCATGACGATAACCCTTCTTCTTGCGGGCTGCTCGTTGCCGGCAGCCTCGTCGGACAGAATGCGCGTGGGGGGAGGGTGCCGTCCCGGCATCCTCCCCCCACGTGGTGCGGGCGAAAGGACTTGAACCTTCACGAGTTTCCCCACCAGAACCTAAATCTGGCGCGTCTGCCAATTCCGCCACGCCCGCACGTGCCTGCACATGACGGCAGCGCTTCTATAATAGCAAAAGTTATGCTCGGGGCTCGTCAAATCGGGCGACGGCGCGCCAACGGGGCGGGCGGGCCGCGCAAAAGGCGGATTCGCGCGACTGCCCATGCGGCCCGTCTTGCGGCACTGGCCGCCGTGCCGCTTCGCCGGGGCCGGAGGCGACGGGTGCTTGCCGATCAGGCGCGTTCGCCGGCCTTTTCGTCGGTTCTTCGTGAACGTCGCAGGCTGGCCCTTTCGCCCTTTTCGCGGTTATGCGATAATTGATTGCTGGTGCGCGCTTCTTGCTGCGCAGCCTCGCTGCAAGAGGCATGGAACCGAATGGAACACGATGGAGGAACACGCAAGTGGAAACTAAAGTTGAAAAACTTGAAGACGGCCAAGCCAAGGTGACGGTTACGATCGACGGCAAGGACGTGGCCGATCGCATCAAGAAGACTTACAAGGATTTCGCGAACCGCTACAATTTCCCGGGCTTTCGCAAGGGCAAGGCTCCGCGCAAGGTCATCGACACCGCCGTGGGCAAGGACGCGGTCGCCGCGACCGTGACCGACGAGATCGTGAACGGGTCCTACCCGCTGGCCATCGATGACGCGCGTCTCTATCCCATCTCGCGCCCGACGTTCGGCGAGACCGACCTGGTTCGCGACGGCGAGCCCTACAGCTTCGACTTCACGGTCGCGCTCAAGCCGGAATTCGAGCTGACGAGCTATGACAACGTGGAGATCGAGCTGCCGTTCGCCGAGGCCACCGAAAAGGAGATCGAGCAGCAGATCGAAAGCCTGCGCGAGCACTACGCCACCTACGAGAATTCTCCGGCCAACACGAAGGTCAAGCCCGACAGCCACATCGAGCTTTCCATGAAGGCTACCGACGACGCCGGCGAGCCCATCCCGTCGCTGACCGCCGAAAGCCGTCCCTACAGCTTGGGCGGCAACCTTTTCCCGGCCGAGTTCGACGAGCAGCTCCTGGGGCTCAAGAAGGGCCAGACGGCCGAATTCGAGCTCGCCATGCCCGAAGACGCCCCCATCATGCTCTCGGCGCTGCAGGGCAAGACGGAAAAGGTCAATTTCGAAGTTGAGATCATCGCGGTGAAGCGCCAGGTCATCCCCGAGCTTACCGACGAGTGGGTCAAAGAGGTCCTGTCGTTCGACACGGTCGAGGACTTCCGCAAGGGCGTGGCCGACTCCATCACCGCGCAGAAGGGCGACATCCTGCCGCGCCTCAAGGAAAACGCGTGCCTGGAAGCCGTCGCCGAGCGCCTGGTGGGCGAGGTCCCCGAGAGCCTGGCCGAAGAAACCGAGTCCACGCTGCTGCAGGACTTCTTCCAGCAGCTGCAGGCCCAAGGCACCAGCCTTGACATGTACCTGGCCATGCAGGGCATCACGGCCGACCAGTTCAAGGCCGACGTGAAGCAGCAGGCCCAGGACATGGCGAAGCAGGACATGGCGCTCGACGCGTGGGCGAAGCACTACGGCATCGAAGCCACCGACGAGGACGTGGCCGAGGAATTCGCGAAGACCGGCGTGGAAGACCCGCTGGCCCTGCAGGCCGAATGGCGCCAGAACGGCCAGCTGTACCTGGTGCGTCAGGGCACGCTGCGCGCGAAGGCCGTGAGCGACCTGATGGACAAGGCCGTCGTCACCGAGGTGGAAAGCCTGACCGAGCAGAAGGACGAAAAGCCGAAGAAGGCTGCGAAGAAGTCTTCCAAGAAGGCCGAGAAGAAGGAAGAGGAGCCGGCGGCTGAGGCTGAATAGCCTGCAAACCGCTCCCCAGCGAACGTGCCGCACGCTGCGACCCGCCCCGCCATTGCGCCCGGCGGGTCGTTGTGCGATTTCCATGGCAAAACCTTGCGCTGCCTGCTGCGATACTGCACACTAGGCGCGTAACACTGAGCGGCTGTTTGGCAGCCAGACAAGAAGTGAGGCATCTATGGCATTTGAGACACGAGACGCGTTGATCCCGTACGTCATCGAACAATCCCCTCGCGGCGAGCGCAGCTATGACATCTACTCTCGCCTGCTCAACGACCGCATCATCTTCCTTGGCGAGCCCATCGACGACCACGTGGCCAATTCCGTGGTCGCCCAGATGCTGCATCTGGAAAGCGCCGATCCCGACAAGGACATTTCGCTTTACATCAACTCTCCCGGCGGTTCGGTCACGGCCGGCCTGGCCATCCTCGACACGATGGACTTCATCAAGTGCGACGTTTCCACCATCTGCCTGGGCGAATGCGCGTCCATGGCGGCGGTGCTGCTGTCCAACGGCACGAAGGGCAAGCGGCTGTGCCTGCCCAACTCC from Xiamenia xianingshaonis encodes:
- a CDS encoding ATP-dependent Clp protease proteolytic subunit, translated to MAFETRDALIPYVIEQSPRGERSYDIYSRLLNDRIIFLGEPIDDHVANSVVAQMLHLESADPDKDISLYINSPGGSVTAGLAILDTMDFIKCDVSTICLGECASMAAVLLSNGTKGKRLCLPNSMVLIHQPSGGAQGQQTEIAIVADFMLKTRDRLNRILAQNTGQSIETIQNDTERDNYMTAEQALEYGLVDRITTSRAAATDSKE
- the sstT gene encoding serine/threonine transporter SstT; the encoded protein is MDTVKRLAKAWNDISLIKRIIVGLVIGVVLALVVPGNEWIALLGTIFVNALKAVAPVLVFFLVISALANAQGAKGMKTIIILYAVSTVVAAVVAAIACYLFPLTITLAGAAEDTAAPSGVGEVLTTIVLKLFDNPVAALTNGNYLGILAWAVALGIALRACSDGVKGTFLSISDAVSKIVRWVISLAPFGILGLVYTSVSENGMEIFTEYGALILVLVACMVVIAVGTNPLIVWFCLRKNPYPLVLRCLKDSGITAFFTRSSAANIPVNMELCRKLGLNKDTYGVSIPLGATINMAGAAVTITVMAMTAANTVGVSVAPITAIILCVLAAVSACGASGVAGGSLLLIPLACSLFGIGQDISMQVVAVGFIIGVIQDSCETGLNSSSDVLFTATADYMERKKAGKPFKLGKDDFSLNEIN
- the tig gene encoding trigger factor, with translation METKVEKLEDGQAKVTVTIDGKDVADRIKKTYKDFANRYNFPGFRKGKAPRKVIDTAVGKDAVAATVTDEIVNGSYPLAIDDARLYPISRPTFGETDLVRDGEPYSFDFTVALKPEFELTSYDNVEIELPFAEATEKEIEQQIESLREHYATYENSPANTKVKPDSHIELSMKATDDAGEPIPSLTAESRPYSLGGNLFPAEFDEQLLGLKKGQTAEFELAMPEDAPIMLSALQGKTEKVNFEVEIIAVKRQVIPELTDEWVKEVLSFDTVEDFRKGVADSITAQKGDILPRLKENACLEAVAERLVGEVPESLAEETESTLLQDFFQQLQAQGTSLDMYLAMQGITADQFKADVKQQAQDMAKQDMALDAWAKHYGIEATDEDVAEEFAKTGVEDPLALQAEWRQNGQLYLVRQGTLRAKAVSDLMDKAVVTEVESLTEQKDEKPKKAAKKSSKKAEKKEEEPAAEAE